A region of Lycium barbarum isolate Lr01 chromosome 3, ASM1917538v2, whole genome shotgun sequence DNA encodes the following proteins:
- the LOC132632440 gene encoding uncharacterized protein LOC132632440 isoform X2 — MGCFNSTLQETGGNRRRPGNIGEVSVFVPGLRIPKPVDFSLALGDHLSKTLVERLSALRTRIVVMAGQEAPTITRTRRKTATQHGGSTLADLLQALEDYLPVLLGLVKDGSTLQHKVQFIWVNQEDDEEETAMYSAWYEVLSVLHLMATLSLSQANLLLLPRTSLDGYSPKVSEESRRSSVDIFLRAAGYLDCAVRNVLPQLPAEQRRNLPVDLAEGVLRALCLQALGQAVDIQLGLAIDSTKATLAVKRRLACEMVKYWQQAQDNIMNLPLSNGWGEKHRLFVKWKYIEAKASAYYYHGLILDEGNTEKSHGMAVAALQAADEYLKESKKACEAFNASVPLSRYDDLTWLQNCLSKSRLLKLDIWF; from the exons ATGGGATGCTTTAATTCGACGCTGCAGGAGACTGGTGGGAATAGAAGGCGGCCAGGAAACATTGGCGAGGTGTCTGTATTTGTACCTGGATTACGTATCCCTAAACCAGTTGATTTCTCTCTTGCACTTGGTGATCACTTGTCGAAAACCCTCGTGGAGCGCCTATCCGCTCTCAGAACCAGAATAGTGGTTATGGCAGGGCAAGAAGCTCCTACAATTACAAGGACAAGAAGGAAAACTGCTACTCAGCACG GAGGTTCAACCCTTGCTGATCTTTTGCAGGCTCTAGAAGATTATTTGCCTGTTCTTTTGGGGCTAGTTAAAGATG GTAGCACATTACAACATAAAGTGCAATTTATTTGGGTCAATCAAGAGGATGATGAAGAG GAAACTGCAATGTATAGTGCTTGGTATGAAGTACTGTCCGTTTTGCACTTGATGGCAACGCTATCGTTATCGCAAGCTAACTTGCTGCTTCTTCCTAGAACATCTCTCGATGGTTATTCACCAAAGGTATCTGAAG AGAGCAGGCGATCTTCTGTTGATATTTTCCTAAGGGCTGCTGGATATCTAGATTGTGCGGTTCGAAACGTTCTTCCTCAGTTGCCTGCTGAACAAAG GAGAAATCTGCCAGTAGACCTAGCCGAAGGAGTTCTGCGAGCATTGTGCCTCCAAGCATTAGGGCAG GCTGTTGATATTCAACTTGGACTTGCAATTGACAGTACTAAAGCAACACTGGCTGTCAAAAGAAGGCTTGCATGCGAGATGGTAAAATACTGGCAGCAG GCTCAAGATAACATCATGAACCTCCCATTATCAAATGGTTGGGGAGAAAAGCATAGGCTTTTCGTGAAGTGGAAATACATTGAAGCCAAG GCTTCAGCATACTATTACCATGGTCTAATCCTCGACGAAGGGAACACAGAAAAATCTCATGGAATGGCTGTTGCTGCCCTGCAAGCAGCAGATGAGTATCTGAAAGAAAGTAAGAAGGCGTGTGAAGCTTTCAATGCATCCGTTCCTCTCTCCAG ATATGATGATCTCACTTGGCTGCAGAATTGCTTATCTAAAAGTAGATTGCTAAAGCTCGATATTTGGTTTTGA
- the LOC132632440 gene encoding uncharacterized protein LOC132632440 isoform X1, producing MGCFNSTLQETGGNRRRPGNIGEVSVFVPGLRIPKPVDFSLALGDHLSKTLVERLSALRTRIVVMAGQEAPTITRTRRKTATQHGGSTLADLLQALEDYLPVLLGLVKDGSTLQHKVQFIWVNQEDDEEETAMYSAWYEVLSVLHLMATLSLSQANLLLLPRTSLDGYSPKVSEESRRSSVDIFLRAAGYLDCAVRNVLPQLPAEQRRNLPVDLAEGVLRALCLQALGQAVDIQLGLAIDSTKATLAVKRRLACEMVKYWQQAQDNIMNLPLSNGWGEKHRLFVKWKYIEAKASAYYYHGLILDEGNTEKSHGMAVAALQAADEYLKESKKACEAFNASVPLSRNPPLWGTMKYLAEKIPKDTSSKVRINRDLYSYEKIMETAPTLPDFALALKPDEYQLPHVDASWDDETYRQGTV from the exons ATGGGATGCTTTAATTCGACGCTGCAGGAGACTGGTGGGAATAGAAGGCGGCCAGGAAACATTGGCGAGGTGTCTGTATTTGTACCTGGATTACGTATCCCTAAACCAGTTGATTTCTCTCTTGCACTTGGTGATCACTTGTCGAAAACCCTCGTGGAGCGCCTATCCGCTCTCAGAACCAGAATAGTGGTTATGGCAGGGCAAGAAGCTCCTACAATTACAAGGACAAGAAGGAAAACTGCTACTCAGCACG GAGGTTCAACCCTTGCTGATCTTTTGCAGGCTCTAGAAGATTATTTGCCTGTTCTTTTGGGGCTAGTTAAAGATG GTAGCACATTACAACATAAAGTGCAATTTATTTGGGTCAATCAAGAGGATGATGAAGAG GAAACTGCAATGTATAGTGCTTGGTATGAAGTACTGTCCGTTTTGCACTTGATGGCAACGCTATCGTTATCGCAAGCTAACTTGCTGCTTCTTCCTAGAACATCTCTCGATGGTTATTCACCAAAGGTATCTGAAG AGAGCAGGCGATCTTCTGTTGATATTTTCCTAAGGGCTGCTGGATATCTAGATTGTGCGGTTCGAAACGTTCTTCCTCAGTTGCCTGCTGAACAAAG GAGAAATCTGCCAGTAGACCTAGCCGAAGGAGTTCTGCGAGCATTGTGCCTCCAAGCATTAGGGCAG GCTGTTGATATTCAACTTGGACTTGCAATTGACAGTACTAAAGCAACACTGGCTGTCAAAAGAAGGCTTGCATGCGAGATGGTAAAATACTGGCAGCAG GCTCAAGATAACATCATGAACCTCCCATTATCAAATGGTTGGGGAGAAAAGCATAGGCTTTTCGTGAAGTGGAAATACATTGAAGCCAAG GCTTCAGCATACTATTACCATGGTCTAATCCTCGACGAAGGGAACACAGAAAAATCTCATGGAATGGCTGTTGCTGCCCTGCAAGCAGCAGATGAGTATCTGAAAGAAAGTAAGAAGGCGTGTGAAGCTTTCAATGCATCCGTTCCTCTCTCCAG AAATCCTCCACTCTGGGGAACGATGAAGTATCTTGCTGAGAAAATTCCAAAGGACACTTCGAGCAAGGTGCGGATCAACAGGGATTTGTACTCTTATGAAAA GATAATGGAGACAGCCCCAACACTGCCAGACTTTGCATTGGCTCTCAAACCTGATGAATATCAGCTTCCTCATGTGGATGCATCTTGGGATGATGAAACTTACAGGCAGGGGACAGTTTAA
- the LOC132632439 gene encoding asparagine--tRNA ligase, chloroplastic/mitochondrial, protein MGGAVSPATTLRLKPLYAFRLFTDYRSPIKLLNPQKLHTTPIPRQRSFCSVVSAAISSGEALEKPKFDGVKNEQVKEFRKRLRVADIKGGVDEGLERLGETLVVRGWVRTVRAQSSVTFIDVNDGSCLSNMQCVMGSDAEGYDQVENGSISTGASVWIEGTVVSSQGSKQKIELKVQKLVVVGKSDPSFPIQKKRVSREFLRTKAHLRPRTNTFGAVSRVRNALAYATHKFFQENGFVWVSSPIITASDCEGAGEQFCVTTLIPNSNEGGESPVNAIPTTEAGSVDWSQDFFGKPAYLTVSGQLNGETYATALSDIYTFGPTFRAENSNTSRHLAEFWMIEPELAFADLDDDMACATAYLQYVVKYVLENCKEDMDFFNTWIEKGIINRLSDVAEKNFVQLTYTDAVELLLKAKKKFDFPVKWGCDLQSEHERYITEEAFGGCPVIIRDYPKDIKAFYMRQNDDGKTVAAMDMLVPRVGELIGGSQREERLEYLEERLDNMNLNKESFWWYLDLRRYGSVPHAGFGLGFERLVQFATGIDNIRDAIPFPRTPGSAEF, encoded by the exons ATGGGAGGTGCTGTGTCTCCGGCCACCACTCTCCGCCTTAAACCCCTTTACGCCTTTCGTTTGTTCACTGATTATCGCTCCCCAATCAAACTCTTAAACCCTCAAAAGCTGCACACTACTCCAATTCCCCGTCAACGAAGCTTCTGCTCTGTAGTTTCCGCCGCAATTTCCTCGGGAGAAGCACTTGAAAAACCCAAATTTGATGGTGTCAAAAATGAACAAGTTAAGGAATTTAGGAAAAGGCTGAGGGTTGCGGATATTAAGGGAGGGGTTGATGAAGGTTTGGAGAGGCTTGGTGAGACATTGGTGGTAAGAGGTTGGGTTCGTACGGTTAGGGCTCAGAGCAGCGTTACCTTTATTGAT GTTAATGATGGTTCTTGTCTTTCAAATATGCAATGTGTTATGGGTTCTGATGCTGAGGGTTATGATCAG GTGGAGAATGGCTCAATTTCAACTGGTGCATCAGTATGGATTGAAGGTACTGTAGTCAGCAGTCAAGGATCAAAGCAGAAAATAGAGTTGAAGGTTCAGAAGCTTGTGGTG GTTGGTAAAAGTGATCCTTCTTTCCCCATCCAGAAGAAAAGGGTCAGCAGAGAATTCTTGAGAACAAAGGCTCACCTTCGCCCTCGAACGAACACTTTTGGTGCG GTTTCGAGGGTGAGGAATGCTTTGGCCTATGCTACACACAAGTTTTTCCAAGAAAATGGCTTTGTTTGGGTCTCAAGTCCAATAATCACTGCTTCTGATTGTGAAGGAGCCGGTGAGCAATTCTGCGTGACTACATTG ATACCGAACTCCAACGAAGGTGGAGAGTCACCAGTTAATGCTATTCCTACTACTGAAGCCGGTTCTGTTGACTGGTCACAA GACTTCTTCGGGAAACCAGCATATTTAACAGTGTCTGGGCAACTCAATGGCGAAACATATGCTACTGCTCTTTCCGAT ATCTATACCTTCGGCCCTACATTCAGAGCAGAAAATTCCAACACTTCCAGACACTTAGCTGAATTCTGG ATGATTGAACCAGAACTAGCATTTGCGGACTTGGATGATGACATGGCCTGTGCTACTGCCTATCTCCAGTATGTA GTGAAATATGTATTAGAGAATTGCAAAGAAGATATGGATTTTTTCAACACTTGGATTGAGAAAGGGATCATCAATAGACTTAGT GATGTTGCTGAGAAGAACTTTGTGCAGTTGACTTACACGGATGCCGTTGAGCTTCTATTAAAAGCAAAAAAGAAGTTTGATTTTCCG GTGAAATGGGGATGTGATTTGCAAAGTGAGCATGAACGATATATCACCGAGGAGGCTTTTGGTGGTTGCCCTGTAATTATTAGAGACTATCCGAAG GATATCAAGGCATTTTACATGCGGCAGAATGATGATGGAAAGACTGTCGCAGCCATGGATATGTTGGTACCTCGG GTTGGGGAACTTATTGGTGGAAGTCAAAGGGAGGAACGCCTTGAATACCTGGAAGAACGTTTGGATAACATGAACCTCAACAAAGAAAGCTTTTGGTGGTATCTTGATCTGCGGCGTTATGGTTCAG TGCCTCATGCTGGATTTGGATTAGGCTTTGAAAGGCTTGTGCAATTTGCGACTGGAATAGACAATATCAGAGATGCAATACCTTTCCCTCGGACACCCGGCTCTGCTGAATTTTGA